One Rhodoferax ferrireducens T118 DNA segment encodes these proteins:
- the rpsQ gene encoding 30S ribosomal protein S17, whose amino-acid sequence MTEAKKSLKRTLVGKVVSDKRAKTVTVLIERRVKHELYGKIVGKSSKYHAHDETGEYKLGDIIEITESRPISKTKNWVATRLVQKAAVV is encoded by the coding sequence ATGACGGAAGCTAAAAAATCCCTCAAGCGCACCTTGGTTGGCAAGGTGGTCAGCGACAAGCGTGCCAAGACTGTGACTGTGCTGATTGAGCGTCGTGTCAAACACGAGCTCTATGGCAAGATCGTTGGTAAGTCCAGCAAGTACCACGCCCATGACGAAACGGGCGAGTACAAACTGGGTGACATCATTGAGATCACGGAAAGCCGTCCCATTTCTAAAACCAAGAACTGGGTGGCAACCCGCCTGGTTCAAAAGGCGGCTGTGGTTTAA
- the rpmC gene encoding 50S ribosomal protein L29, giving the protein MKTTELRQKDVAGLQAEVKELQKAHFGLRMQKATQQLNNTATLRSTRRDIARAKTILVEKQSAETSAK; this is encoded by the coding sequence ATGAAAACTACTGAACTACGCCAAAAAGACGTTGCCGGTCTGCAAGCAGAAGTCAAAGAGTTGCAAAAAGCTCACTTTGGCCTGCGCATGCAAAAAGCCACGCAACAACTCAACAACACCGCTACGCTGCGCTCCACGCGCCGTGATATTGCTCGCGCCAAGACCATTCTTGTCGAGAAGCAAAGCGCTGAAACATCCGCCAAATAA
- the rplP gene encoding 50S ribosomal protein L16, translated as MLQPARRKYRKEQKGRNTGIATRGSSVAFGDFGLKCIDRGRLTARQIEAARRAISRHVKRGGRIWIRVFPDKPISQKPAEVRMGNGKGNPEYYVAEIQPGKIVFEIVGVPEELAREAFRLAAAKLPLRTTFVARMIGQ; from the coding sequence CAAAAGGGCCGTAACACCGGTATCGCAACTCGAGGTAGCTCGGTTGCGTTTGGTGATTTCGGTCTGAAGTGTATTGACCGCGGTCGTTTGACAGCTCGTCAGATTGAAGCCGCACGTCGTGCGATTTCTCGTCACGTCAAACGTGGTGGCCGTATCTGGATCCGAGTCTTCCCTGACAAGCCAATTTCCCAAAAGCCTGCTGAAGTGCGTATGGGTAACGGCAAAGGCAATCCTGAGTACTACGTGGCTGAAATCCAGCCGGGTAAGATCGTTTTTGAAATTGTCGGCGTACCAGAAGAGTTGGCTCGTGAAGCGTTTCGTTTGGCAGCCGCCAAGCTGCCTTTGCGGACCACTTTTGTGGCTCGCATGATTGGCCAGTAA